The following are encoded in a window of Dysidea avara chromosome 4, odDysAvar1.4, whole genome shotgun sequence genomic DNA:
- the LOC136252795 gene encoding TNF receptor-associated factor 4-like, producing the protein MAVAGTSEVGGYEYTFIETPHHRYVCNICIHPCRDPYLTGCCGHNFCKYCLDDYRKTAIPCPCCHNENFITVINKQADREIRSLHLMCTNKERGCEWQGELNDVNNHLGNIDGCQFEDVKCFNECGKTLQRRYLTSHVETECSNCHVECQYCHISGGNQFIEGEHKEQCPKLPLACPNNCKVSCPRRKSRKRRARSVANALQYFPREEIEAHRKECPLEMVQCLNKCEKELQRRYLSRHVQTLCPRRKVDCQYCHVTGEHKFIKIEHEEKCPKRPLQCPNNCEVESILTEEMEAHRKECPLEMVVCEYHSVGCEEKVTRKRKREHEKEEMEKHLLLTKNMLNTSLKKIDNLMVVLNQTITSQYHHSTTSVIGTASTVSEAKWSVRLAAMTAMVKSGHQVCPVGMIVTDFAKKVCFKSHTFYTHDKGYKMRLVVYPAGSGDGKGTHLSVFLYLMKGPHDDKLSWPLRGKFKFTLLNQTSDCEHHSENIIFDDGTSDNITSRVSVGERSAYGWGHPKFVSNEDLHRVTSTRQYLKDDCIFLQIRKL; encoded by the coding sequence ATGGCGGTAGCAGGCACGAGCGAAGTTGGGGGATATGAGTATACATTCATTGAAACACCTCATCATCGATATGTGTGTAATATATGTATTCATCCTTGTCGAGATCCTTACCTGACTGGGTGTTGTGGACACAACTTTTGTAAGTATTGTTTGGATGATTATAGAAAAACAGCTATCCCCTGCCCATGTTGCCACAATGAAAATTTTATCACGGTCATCAACAAACAAGCTGATCGAGAGATTAGGAGTCTTCACTTGATGTGTACTAACAAAGAGAGaggttgtgagtggcagggtgaactgAATGACGTAAACAATCACCTTGGAAACATTGATGGTTGTCAGTTTGAGGATGTGAAATGTTTCAATGAGTGTGGGAAGACGTTACAACGACGATATCTGACCAGTCATGTTGAGACTGAGTGTTCAAATTGTCATGTTGAGTGTCAGTACTGTCACATTTCAGGAGGCAATCAATTTATTGAGGGAGAGCACAAGGAGCAGTGTCCCAAACTTCCCTTAGCTTGTCCCAATAATTGCAAAGTTTCTTGTCCACGTCGTAAATCTCGGAAACGTCGTGCACGCAGTGTTGCAAATGCACTTCAATATTTTCCTCGAGAAGAGATTGAAGCACATAGGAAGGAGTGTCCTCTCGAGATGGTACAGTGCCTAAACAAATGTGAGAAGGAGTTACAACGACGATATTTATCTAGACACGTTCAGACTCTTTGTCCACGTCGTAAGGTTGATTGTCAGTATTGCCATGTTACCGGAGAGCACAAGTTTATTAAAATTGAACATGAAGAGAAGTGTCCCAAGCGTCCACTACAATGTCCCAACAATTGTGAGGTTGAGAGCATACTGACTGAAGAAATGGAAGCACACAGGAAGGAGTGTCCTCTTGAGATGGTTGTGTGTGAGTATCACAGTGTAGGGTGTGAGGAGAAGGTGACACGTAAGAGGAAGAGGGAACATGAGAAAGAAGAGATGGAGAAACATTTACTGCTGACTAAAAATATGCTCAACACTTCCTTAAAGAAAATTGACAATTTAATGGTTGTGCTAAACCAGACAATTACTTCACAATATCACCACAGCACCACTTCTGTTATTGGCACAGCCTCAACTGTTTCAGAAGCAAAATGGTCAGTCAGATTAGCAGCCATGACAGCAATGGTAAAATCAGGACACCAAGTGTGTCCAGTAGGCATGATTGTTACTGACTTTGCCAAGAAGGTTTGCTTTAAAAGCCACACTTTTTACACTCATGATAAAGGGTACAAGATGCGTTTAGTTGTTTACCCTGCTGGTAGTGGTGATGGTAAAGGTACTCACTTGTCAGTGTTCCTGTACCTCATGAAGGGCCCACATGATGATAAGCTATCATGGCCACTGAGGGGAAAGTTTAAATTTACGTTGTTGAACCAGACCAGTGATTGTGAGCACCATTCAGAAAATATAATCTTTGATGATGGTACTTCAGATAATATTACTAGTAGAGTCAGTGTTGGTGAAAGATCTGCTTATGGTTGGGGACACCCAAAGTTCGTTTCCAATGAAGACCTCCACAGGGTTACTTCCACTCGTCAGTATCTCAAAGATGATTGTATCTTCCTCCAAATTAGAAAACTGTAG